The proteins below are encoded in one region of Roseovarius bejariae:
- a CDS encoding MbcA/ParS/Xre antitoxin family protein, which produces MTILKLPEQAGAEPVPQSIDATARRRVSGPGLRTFLAITDRYGISTRDRVILLGEPSNSTYHEWVKKALAEAPLALPLDTLTRISGILGIHKALGIIFPVEAEAMTWLKGPHRGEVFGGQAPVEVMIEGGLDGILTVRRYLDGWRGGLRGGPGEGADIEPVSETDLVFT; this is translated from the coding sequence ATGACCATTCTTAAACTTCCCGAGCAGGCTGGAGCGGAGCCTGTCCCGCAGTCAATCGACGCCACGGCGCGCCGACGCGTGAGCGGCCCGGGCTTGCGGACCTTTCTGGCGATAACCGACCGCTACGGCATCTCGACGCGCGACCGGGTAATCCTCTTGGGCGAGCCCTCGAACTCAACCTATCACGAGTGGGTTAAGAAAGCCCTCGCAGAGGCGCCACTGGCGCTGCCGCTCGACACGCTGACCCGGATTTCCGGCATTTTGGGCATTCACAAGGCTCTGGGCATCATTTTCCCCGTAGAGGCCGAGGCAATGACTTGGCTCAAGGGGCCGCACCGCGGTGAGGTTTTCGGCGGACAAGCCCCGGTCGAGGTAATGATCGAGGGTGGCCTCGACGGCATTCTTACGGTTCGGCGCTACCTCGATGGCTGGCGTGGCGGGCTGCGCGGCGGCCCCGGCGAAGGCGCGGATATCGAGCCGGTGTCTGAGACGGACCTCGTGTTCACGTGA